A portion of the Sphingobacterium spiritivorum genome contains these proteins:
- a CDS encoding RNA polymerase sigma factor: protein MQSDKKSSINNLIWTDHELWSAIQTQDSQSSFTLLFDKYWSLLFRTAFSYLKDKELSEEITHDIFSNIWNKRHQLQITSFPAYLHASARYHVYKCIKNKEKSRLQFMDDLSVISRDTNYNIAIDKLESEELDNTLRNILSKLPKRCQEIFIMSRFENLKNEEIAEKLKISQRTVENQITIALRHIREHLHKAIIALLILLNHL, encoded by the coding sequence ATGCAGTCAGATAAAAAGTCATCGATCAATAATCTAATATGGACTGATCATGAACTATGGTCTGCAATTCAGACACAAGACAGCCAATCCTCTTTTACTTTACTTTTTGATAAATACTGGTCATTATTATTCCGGACAGCTTTTTCATATCTTAAAGACAAGGAACTAAGTGAAGAGATAACACATGATATTTTTTCTAATATCTGGAACAAACGTCATCAGCTGCAGATTACCTCATTTCCGGCCTATCTGCATGCTTCTGCTAGATACCATGTATATAAATGTATAAAAAATAAAGAAAAATCCCGGTTACAGTTTATGGATGATTTGTCTGTTATCAGCCGTGACACAAACTATAATATAGCAATTGATAAATTAGAATCTGAAGAACTGGATAATACTTTACGCAATATCCTGTCTAAACTTCCAAAAAGATGTCAGGAGATATTTATTATGAGTCGATTTGAAAACCTTAAGAATGAGGAAATTGCAGAAAAGCTAAAAATTTCTCAAAGAACGGTGGAAAATCAGATCACCATTGCATTGCGTCATATCAGAGAGCATTTACATAAAGCGATTATTGCCTTGCTGATTCTACTGAACCATTTGTAG
- a CDS encoding FecR family protein, producing MLSKEQYIQLYEKYTNGSCNKEELQQLETYKDNFQFVDIPWDNTIMGDADEVKNRIYKKLLSEMNENSETGYSNYFWIKWGIAAASILIILGGVWMMQKSSEPVRPASTLTKNSINPGGDKAMLILEDGTQVDLENTASGEISRNGKYVAAKVGNGQLEYKDEDVKTTSAIRYHTLRTPKGGQFQLRLPDGTMAWLNAASSIRYPTAFVGSERKVEISGEVYFEVKKQNGKHFIVQVDDQKITVLGTRFNVFAYSDESFVQTSLIEGKVQIEIKEKQLMLKPGLSSVYNKHTDNIGIKKFDPDEVLAWQQGYFNFNAEHIESVMRKISRWYDVEVVYEGDMKGKIFSGTLSRFSNVQDILDIMILTGEVKFRIKDRKIYVISRRT from the coding sequence ATGCTATCTAAGGAACAATATATACAACTGTATGAAAAATATACAAATGGTAGTTGCAACAAGGAAGAATTGCAACAATTGGAAACCTACAAAGATAACTTTCAGTTCGTAGATATTCCATGGGATAATACGATAATGGGGGATGCGGATGAAGTAAAGAATCGTATCTATAAAAAGTTGTTATCCGAGATGAATGAAAATTCAGAAACAGGATACAGTAATTATTTCTGGATAAAGTGGGGTATTGCTGCTGCTTCCATATTAATTATTCTGGGTGGAGTGTGGATGATGCAAAAAAGCAGTGAGCCTGTCAGACCTGCATCGACCTTAACTAAAAACAGTATCAATCCGGGAGGTGATAAGGCAATGCTTATTCTGGAAGATGGTACGCAAGTTGATCTTGAAAATACAGCTTCGGGGGAGATCAGCAGAAACGGAAAGTATGTGGCGGCAAAGGTGGGTAACGGGCAATTGGAATATAAAGATGAGGACGTTAAGACTACTTCTGCTATTCGTTATCATACTTTACGGACACCAAAGGGAGGACAGTTTCAACTTCGGTTACCTGATGGTACAATGGCCTGGCTCAATGCAGCTTCTTCAATAAGATATCCTACAGCTTTTGTCGGGTCAGAGCGTAAGGTAGAGATCAGCGGAGAGGTTTATTTTGAGGTTAAAAAGCAAAATGGTAAACACTTTATTGTGCAGGTCGATGATCAGAAGATTACGGTGTTAGGTACCCGGTTTAATGTTTTTGCCTATTCCGACGAATCGTTTGTGCAGACCTCGCTGATAGAGGGCAAAGTACAGATAGAAATTAAAGAAAAACAACTGATGCTTAAGCCCGGGCTGAGCTCTGTTTATAATAAGCATACTGATAATATTGGAATTAAAAAATTCGACCCTGATGAAGTATTAGCCTGGCAGCAGGGTTATTTTAACTTCAATGCGGAACATATTGAAAGTGTAATGCGCAAAATCTCAAGATGGTATGATGTAGAGGTCGTTTATGAAGGAGATATGAAAGGCAAAATATTCTCAGGTACGTTGTCACGATTTAGCAATGTTCAGGATATTCTGGATATAATGATACTTACGGGAGAGGTGAAGTTCAGAATCAAGGACCGTAAAATATACGTTATAAGTCGCCGGACATAA
- a CDS encoding helix-turn-helix domain-containing protein — translation MMIYIVYTLLMTACLLSLHLIYSLKERRAFDWVGVGLLIVAGIHVIHNSIFRSTYVDNVLMFKIAPFEFLYGPLLYLICAISDTKKLSYRYLFHFVPFGLACVFYFIIVFDSEKPYLTVFYELHDYIAACSWLIYSIAIWIHMAIHQDSKHYRSKGLYWIATAGGLSALTVLVIDVFDADDESKMLLTNLSNFLMFVPVLITVSFLYLYYFRLLFLKRSDTDKKITEEQYPSYKSSSLNISQMEAYAIKITKYLNTEKYLDNTFSLDVLSSHTRIPKHHLSQVFARYYKCNFNKHINLLRIEYACRILEDQDFTDNVDNLVERCGFNSKASFYRNFNLIRGCTPLEYRQSRIAGTFKPEQDDTRMRKLN, via the coding sequence ATGATGATTTATATTGTTTATACCCTGTTGATGACGGCTTGTCTGCTCTCCCTGCATCTTATCTACTCTTTGAAAGAACGCAGAGCATTCGACTGGGTAGGAGTAGGGCTGTTGATCGTAGCAGGAATTCATGTAATACACAATTCAATATTCAGAAGTACATATGTCGATAATGTATTAATGTTTAAAATCGCCCCGTTTGAATTCTTGTATGGACCGCTGTTATATCTGATATGCGCCATTTCAGACACAAAAAAACTATCTTACAGGTATCTTTTTCATTTTGTTCCGTTTGGATTAGCTTGTGTTTTTTACTTTATCATTGTATTTGATTCTGAAAAACCATACCTCACTGTATTTTATGAACTGCATGATTATATTGCTGCATGTTCATGGCTTATCTATTCTATTGCCATATGGATTCATATGGCAATACATCAGGATAGTAAACATTATCGTTCAAAGGGGTTGTACTGGATTGCTACTGCCGGAGGATTGTCTGCACTGACAGTCCTGGTGATCGATGTATTTGATGCAGATGATGAGTCTAAAATGCTGCTTACAAATCTATCTAATTTCTTGATGTTTGTGCCTGTTCTGATCACGGTGAGCTTTCTATATCTGTACTATTTCAGATTGCTTTTCCTGAAGAGATCTGATACAGATAAGAAAATAACAGAAGAGCAGTATCCCAGTTATAAAAGTTCATCTCTGAACATTTCGCAGATGGAGGCCTATGCAATAAAGATTACAAAATATCTGAATACGGAAAAGTATCTGGACAATACCTTTAGTCTGGATGTATTATCCAGTCATACCCGGATTCCTAAGCATCACCTTTCTCAGGTTTTTGCCCGTTATTACAAATGCAATTTTAACAAACACATAAATTTGCTCCGGATTGAATATGCATGCCGGATTCTTGAAGATCAGGATTTTACAGATAATGTAGATAATCTGGTTGAGAGATGTGGTTTCAATTCAAAAGCTTCTTTTTACCGCAATTTTAATCTGATCCGGGGCTGTACTCCATTGGAATACAGGCAATCAAGAATTGCCGGTACCTTTAAACCGGAACAGGATGATACCCGTATGCGGAAATTGAATTAA
- a CDS encoding RNA polymerase sigma-70 factor, with the protein MKPYSTLSDKELMVLTKADNQHAFSTLYSRYKQTLSVHAYQKTGDLEQAKDLVQELFTNLWDRRSTLPDIMNVQGYLHTILRNRILDYIAHLRVESKYLDSLQEFINTGQCVTDQHIAETEFLLFIEQTVNAFPPKMREVYSMSRQTPKSHREIAEELGISEFTVKNHIKTALKIIRSKLDRLLTLLFFI; encoded by the coding sequence ATGAAACCCTATTCCACTCTTTCGGACAAAGAGCTTATGGTATTGACAAAAGCAGACAATCAGCATGCTTTTTCGACACTGTATAGCCGGTATAAACAGACTTTATCAGTACATGCTTATCAGAAAACAGGAGATTTGGAGCAAGCTAAAGATCTGGTTCAGGAGCTGTTTACAAATCTATGGGACAGGCGCAGTACACTACCGGATATCATGAATGTTCAGGGATATCTGCATACCATACTACGTAATCGAATACTGGATTACATAGCACACCTCCGGGTAGAAAGTAAATACTTAGATTCTCTTCAGGAATTTATAAATACAGGTCAGTGTGTGACGGATCAACATATAGCAGAAACAGAATTTTTACTATTTATTGAACAAACAGTCAATGCATTTCCGCCCAAAATGCGCGAAGTATATTCAATGAGCAGACAGACACCCAAAAGCCACAGAGAGATAGCAGAAGAATTGGGTATTTCAGAATTTACTGTAAAAAACCATATAAAAACAGCACTGAAAATTATCAGAAGTAAATTAGATCGTTTGCTGACACTTTTGTTCTTTATCTAA
- a CDS encoding response regulator transcription factor: MSTKNILIADSHPVARLGLSTLLEQFLNDIDIYIAGNFEELQSMLLVVKYDLLIMEIELPNCDWVSIIDQILDIQNDLKIILLSKKDIKFLTSSNSIKKTFGYVCKDQSIEHIRDVIQTVLSGAKHFRKEKSNKRFTLKESNKDTKSISIILSPRELEVSFLLVKGSSIKDIAKLLNLSKTAVSTYKIRLFKKLGIKNIAQLYNLLNDKQQLSFYN, encoded by the coding sequence ATGTCAACGAAGAATATACTGATTGCTGATAGTCATCCGGTTGCAAGATTAGGTCTTTCAACCCTTTTAGAGCAATTTCTTAACGATATCGATATTTATATAGCTGGTAATTTTGAAGAATTGCAATCTATGCTTCTTGTCGTTAAATACGATCTTCTTATTATGGAAATTGAACTTCCGAATTGTGATTGGGTTTCTATCATTGATCAGATCCTGGATATACAAAATGACCTCAAGATTATTCTCTTAAGTAAGAAAGATATTAAATTTCTAACCTCATCAAATTCTATTAAAAAGACATTTGGGTATGTATGTAAAGATCAATCCATTGAGCATATACGCGATGTGATACAGACTGTATTATCAGGAGCCAAACATTTCCGAAAAGAAAAAAGTAACAAGCGGTTTACGCTAAAAGAATCTAATAAGGACACCAAATCTATTAGTATAATATTGTCTCCCCGCGAACTGGAAGTTTCTTTTTTACTGGTAAAAGGATCAAGCATAAAGGATATAGCGAAATTACTAAACTTAAGCAAAACAGCGGTGAGCACTTATAAAATCCGGTTGTTCAAAAAACTTGGAATCAAAAACATAGCTCAACTATACAACTTACTAAATGATAAACAACAGCTCAGCTTTTACAATTGA
- a CDS encoding LytTR family DNA-binding domain-containing protein, whose product MDNIESFRYLIKERDVTIVISAADITHCISAGAYTELIKANQKVYIIKKNIKTVLEELSHPYFIRVSRSVVVNLKYLKYIHNREKQVELESGICLEFSVAAFQLIKDIECIFKSNSSRIRSL is encoded by the coding sequence ATGGATAATATAGAATCTTTCAGGTATCTGATTAAAGAAAGAGATGTAACAATTGTTATATCTGCTGCAGATATAACGCATTGTATCTCCGCAGGGGCATATACGGAATTAATCAAGGCAAATCAGAAAGTATATATTATCAAAAAAAATATTAAAACAGTTCTTGAAGAACTGTCTCATCCATACTTTATAAGAGTGAGCAGATCAGTAGTTGTAAATCTTAAATATTTAAAATACATTCATAACAGAGAAAAACAAGTAGAACTGGAAAGTGGTATCTGCCTGGAGTTTAGTGTAGCAGCTTTTCAGCTGATCAAAGATATAGAATGTATATTTAAGAGTAATTCTTCCCGTATCCGGTCGTTATAG